One stretch of Pigmentiphaga aceris DNA includes these proteins:
- a CDS encoding luciferase-like monooxygenase — MIPFSVLDLSPITLGSTPAQSFKNTLALAQLAERRGYCRYWLAEHHSMTGIASAATAVVIGHVAAGTSTIRVGSGGIMLPNHAPLVIAEQFGTLASLFPGRIDLGLGRAPGTDQRTARALRRNLMGSDESFPQDVMELKSYFEPLTDGQSVRAVPGEGLRVPIWLLGSSLFSAHLAARLGLPFAFASHFAPDFLLQALDVYRSNFEPSAQLEKPHAMVGVNVFAADTDAEAAHLFTTLQQQFLNMRRGTRGQLPPPVETMDTIWTPSEKVNVERALAVSVVGGPETIRRGLASLIRQTGADELMITAQCYDHQARLHSFDLAADAREQLAHASTKTALT; from the coding sequence ATGATTCCGTTTTCCGTCCTTGACCTCAGCCCGATCACACTTGGCAGCACGCCTGCCCAGTCGTTCAAGAACACCTTGGCGCTGGCACAGCTTGCCGAACGGCGCGGCTACTGCCGTTATTGGCTGGCCGAACATCACAGCATGACCGGCATCGCCAGTGCGGCCACTGCCGTGGTGATCGGCCACGTGGCAGCGGGCACGTCGACGATTCGAGTGGGGTCTGGGGGCATCATGCTGCCCAATCACGCCCCGCTGGTGATTGCCGAACAATTCGGCACCCTGGCCTCGCTGTTTCCGGGCCGCATCGACCTGGGTCTGGGCCGTGCGCCCGGCACCGATCAGCGCACCGCGCGCGCCTTGCGCCGTAACCTGATGGGCAGCGACGAGAGCTTTCCGCAAGATGTGATGGAACTCAAATCGTACTTCGAGCCACTCACCGACGGACAAAGCGTTCGCGCGGTACCGGGTGAAGGGCTTCGCGTGCCGATCTGGCTGTTGGGATCAAGCCTTTTCAGTGCGCACCTGGCAGCGCGCCTGGGGCTGCCTTTTGCTTTTGCATCGCACTTTGCGCCTGATTTTCTGTTGCAGGCACTTGATGTGTACCGAAGCAATTTCGAGCCCTCGGCGCAGCTGGAAAAACCGCATGCGATGGTGGGAGTCAATGTGTTCGCCGCAGATACGGATGCAGAAGCGGCGCACCTGTTCACGACCTTGCAGCAACAGTTTCTGAACATGCGGCGCGGCACGCGGGGGCAATTGCCGCCGCCCGTGGAGACCATGGACACGATCTGGACGCCAAGCGAGAAGGTGAATGTGGAACGCGCACTGGCCGTGTCGGTGGTGGGCGGACCCGAAACAATTCGCCGTGGCCTGGCTTCTTTGATACGACAAACCGGGGCAGACGAACTGATGATTACCGCGCAGTGCTACGACCATCAGGCGCGTCTGCATTCCTTCGATCTTGCAGCGGATGCACGTGAACAGTTAGCGCACGCATCCACCAAGACAGCGCTTACGTAA
- the bcsD gene encoding cellulose biosynthesis protein BcsD, translated as MNSSIVEYLSDRQCSRQWKSFLGALAEEFSTQLDPADLRALMHRVGARFASQITLDSCQTVDDMQFAMSKVWVGLDWGWVAVEEAPDHLRITHNCAPLRSAFGQDALSWTPAFLEGVYQGWFQQQGSGAALTVKQHTEPDMAGCVEYRLGR; from the coding sequence GTGAATTCCTCGATCGTTGAATATCTGTCTGACAGGCAGTGCTCCAGGCAGTGGAAATCGTTTCTTGGCGCGTTGGCCGAAGAATTCTCCACACAGCTCGATCCGGCCGATCTGCGCGCCCTGATGCACCGCGTAGGCGCACGTTTTGCTAGCCAGATCACGCTTGATAGTTGCCAGACCGTGGACGACATGCAATTTGCCATGAGCAAAGTGTGGGTGGGCCTGGACTGGGGATGGGTCGCCGTGGAAGAAGCGCCTGATCATTTGCGCATCACGCATAACTGCGCGCCCTTACGATCGGCATTCGGACAGGACGCCCTGTCATGGACGCCGGCATTTCTGGAAGGCGTCTACCAGGGCTGGTTTCAACAGCAAGGGTCTGGCGCGGCATTGACCGTCAAGCAACACACCGAGCCTGACATGGCCGGTTGCGTGGAGTATCGCCTCGGGCGCTGA
- the bcsP gene encoding cellulose biosynthesis protein BcsP, translating to MKDSDDIANLLKQFGGRPDEYYEIGRASEAKDSQARWPLLSSIEATQGEHHPPVQPHMPTNAAQSLPGSLRGRVTPPAGAHAAGESRAEQRGDARLDPRVEPRFAPPAPAAEQAPAPVAPARSAPQAQFVPPRPRGHIVPPTRPAGSAAGLAGMRQGLPEPTPAQPEPLVQASRPVSAPLAGLASTGHVSAGHASPGHVSPGHASTRHASGHVSGSMPGPAPTSPAPTTLASPPMLRNAPPAPAELTPLQAIFQRLSQPQPTPDPATTRDKSASLLQRLSRL from the coding sequence ATGAAAGACTCCGACGATATCGCCAACCTGCTGAAACAATTCGGTGGGCGGCCAGATGAGTACTACGAAATCGGGCGAGCCAGCGAAGCCAAGGATTCCCAGGCCCGCTGGCCACTGCTGTCGTCCATCGAGGCCACGCAGGGCGAGCACCACCCGCCTGTTCAACCGCACATGCCGACCAATGCCGCCCAGTCGCTGCCGGGAAGTCTGCGTGGCCGTGTCACGCCGCCTGCTGGCGCGCACGCGGCAGGCGAGTCACGGGCAGAGCAACGGGGTGACGCTCGGCTCGACCCCCGGGTAGAGCCGCGTTTTGCGCCCCCTGCCCCGGCGGCCGAGCAGGCACCTGCACCGGTTGCGCCGGCACGCAGCGCACCGCAGGCACAGTTCGTCCCTCCTCGTCCGCGTGGTCACATTGTTCCGCCAACGCGTCCCGCAGGGTCGGCAGCCGGGTTGGCTGGCATGCGCCAAGGCTTGCCCGAACCGACTCCCGCGCAGCCCGAGCCTTTGGTGCAAGCGTCCAGGCCCGTGTCTGCGCCGCTTGCCGGGCTTGCTTCTACTGGGCATGTGTCTGCTGGCCATGCGTCTCCTGGACATGTGTCTCCTGGACATGCATCTACCCGGCACGCGTCTGGGCATGTTTCTGGGTCTATGCCCGGACCTGCGCCCACCTCACCCGCACCCACTACACTTGCATCACCGCCGATGCTGAGAAATGCACCGCCCGCGCCTGCAGAACTCACCCCGCTGCAAGCAATTTTTCAACGGTTGTCGCAGCCTCAGCCGACGCCAGACCCAGCGACGACGCGAGATAAAAGCGCGTCGCTTCTCCAACGGTTAAGCAGATTGTGA
- the bcsQ gene encoding cellulose biosynthesis protein BcsQ, producing the protein MKIIAIVSAKGGVGKTTVTATLSTALRYRGHRVFTADLDPQNALRFHFGISPQEIKGISRASLAGQPWAETCCQSPSGVVVLPYGSVNESDRESFENLLDEQPTWLRSQLDTLGLDDEDIVLLDTPPGPSVYMRQALTTASVVVIVTLPDAASYATLPMMEGLVQTYCTRRPNFSSYSYVINQVDNSRQLAKDVVQVMNANFGDRIIGLIHQDPSVSEALAYDKSVLDYDVRCQATQDFVNCAERLSGLIQYAGHPL; encoded by the coding sequence GTGAAGATCATTGCCATCGTGTCGGCCAAGGGTGGTGTCGGTAAGACCACCGTGACCGCAACCCTTAGCACGGCATTGCGCTATCGCGGCCACAGGGTGTTCACGGCCGATCTGGACCCGCAAAACGCCTTGCGTTTCCACTTCGGCATCAGCCCCCAGGAAATCAAGGGTATTTCGCGCGCCTCGCTGGCGGGCCAGCCGTGGGCCGAAACCTGTTGCCAGAGCCCGTCTGGCGTCGTGGTGCTGCCCTACGGATCGGTCAACGAGTCCGACCGCGAGTCCTTCGAAAACCTGCTCGATGAGCAGCCCACCTGGTTGCGCTCGCAACTGGACACGCTGGGCCTCGACGACGAAGACATCGTGCTGCTGGATACGCCACCTGGTCCTTCGGTTTACATGCGCCAGGCCCTGACCACAGCCAGTGTCGTGGTCATCGTCACCTTGCCCGATGCGGCCTCGTACGCAACCTTGCCGATGATGGAAGGCCTGGTGCAGACCTACTGCACACGCCGTCCGAATTTCTCAAGCTATTCGTATGTGATCAACCAGGTCGACAACTCGCGTCAGTTGGCGAAAGACGTGGTGCAAGTCATGAACGCCAATTTCGGTGATCGCATCATCGGGCTGATTCACCAAGACCCATCGGTCAGTGAAGCGCTGGCCTACGACAAGAGCGTGCTCGATTACGACGTGCGCTGCCAAGCCACCCAGGACTTCGTGAATTGCGCCGAGCGTCTGTCCGGCCTGATCCAATACGCAGGGCATCCCCTGTGA
- the bcsA gene encoding UDP-forming cellulose synthase catalytic subunit encodes MLSLKIWDSRVVRWMAMLVATALFGLVVTVPLDLYQQLGFAATGFIVALVLSKTGSRLGTLAMMVLSVAASLRYMYWRVTETLGFETALDTFFGTGLLLAELYALIVLLLGYFQTAWPLERKPVPMPSDMTQWPTVDVFIPTYNEPLEVVKQTVFTALALDWPVDKVKVFVLDDGRRDEFREFCEDVGVGYVTRDNNRHAKAGNINAALQVTDGEFVAIFDCDHVPTRSFLQVTMGWFMRDARLAMLQTPHYFFSPDPFEKNLETFRAIPNEGELFYGLIQDGNDLWNATFFCGSCAVIRRGPLLEVGGIAVETVTEDAHTALKLNRLNYNTAYLAIPQAAGLATESLSGHIGQRIRWARGMAQICRVDNPLLGRGLKLGQRLCYLNAMLHFFYGLPRLIFLTAPLSFLLFGAHIFQASAMMITAFALPHILHASITNSRIQGRFRHSFWNEVYETVLAWYILRPVVVAFINPKLGKFNVTAKGGVIDESYFDWTIARPYIILLLLNMVGFGAGAVILLNGGSLEPITVIINLFWTFYNMVIASASIAVASENKQIRLAPRVAAQLPSTVRFANGRTIACETQDFSQTGLGLTLPANMEVPMGEKVQVSIFRNREEGVFPAVVVFNRNNRLGVHFENLNVKQQVELAQLTFARADTWANAWGNGVRDTPLTALKTVVRIGFKGFGLFFKHLYSMATAPRHTRRASAPKLDTGDK; translated from the coding sequence ATGCTGTCCCTCAAAATCTGGGACTCGCGGGTAGTTCGATGGATGGCCATGCTGGTGGCCACCGCCCTGTTCGGGCTGGTGGTGACTGTGCCGCTGGACCTGTATCAACAGCTGGGTTTTGCGGCCACGGGTTTCATCGTAGCCCTGGTGCTCAGCAAGACCGGCAGCCGTCTTGGCACGCTGGCGATGATGGTCTTGTCGGTGGCGGCGTCGCTGCGCTACATGTACTGGCGCGTGACCGAAACCCTGGGCTTCGAGACCGCGCTGGATACGTTCTTCGGCACAGGCCTGCTGCTGGCCGAGCTCTACGCGCTGATCGTGTTGCTGCTGGGATATTTCCAGACCGCCTGGCCACTGGAACGCAAACCCGTACCCATGCCGTCGGACATGACGCAGTGGCCCACGGTCGACGTGTTCATCCCGACCTACAACGAACCGCTTGAAGTCGTTAAGCAAACCGTCTTCACCGCACTGGCGCTCGACTGGCCCGTCGACAAGGTGAAGGTGTTTGTGCTGGACGACGGCCGGCGCGACGAGTTCCGCGAGTTCTGCGAAGACGTGGGCGTGGGGTATGTGACGCGAGACAACAATCGGCACGCGAAGGCCGGCAACATCAATGCTGCCTTGCAAGTGACCGACGGTGAGTTCGTGGCGATCTTCGATTGCGACCACGTGCCCACGCGATCCTTCCTGCAGGTGACGATGGGCTGGTTCATGCGCGACGCCAGGCTCGCCATGTTGCAGACGCCGCATTACTTCTTCTCGCCCGATCCGTTCGAAAAGAACCTGGAAACCTTCCGTGCGATTCCCAACGAAGGTGAGCTGTTCTACGGCTTGATCCAGGACGGCAACGACTTGTGGAACGCCACATTCTTCTGCGGGTCCTGCGCGGTGATCCGCCGTGGCCCGCTGCTGGAAGTGGGCGGGATTGCGGTGGAAACCGTGACGGAGGACGCGCATACGGCGCTGAAACTGAATCGCCTGAACTACAACACGGCCTACCTGGCGATTCCGCAGGCAGCCGGGCTGGCTACCGAAAGCCTGTCGGGGCACATCGGCCAGCGCATTCGCTGGGCGCGCGGCATGGCGCAGATCTGCCGGGTCGACAATCCCTTGCTTGGCCGTGGCCTGAAACTTGGGCAGCGCCTGTGCTACCTGAACGCGATGCTGCACTTCTTCTACGGGCTGCCACGACTGATCTTCCTGACGGCACCGCTGTCTTTCCTGCTGTTCGGCGCGCACATCTTCCAGGCCAGCGCGATGATGATCACGGCGTTTGCGCTGCCGCACATCTTGCACGCCAGCATCACCAATTCACGCATTCAGGGCCGGTTCCGGCATTCGTTCTGGAACGAAGTCTATGAAACCGTGCTGGCCTGGTACATCTTGCGCCCGGTGGTGGTGGCCTTCATCAACCCCAAGCTTGGCAAGTTCAATGTGACGGCCAAAGGCGGGGTGATCGACGAGTCGTATTTCGACTGGACCATCGCCCGTCCCTACATCATCTTGTTGCTGCTGAACATGGTGGGCTTTGGCGCAGGTGCAGTGATTCTGCTGAACGGCGGAAGCCTGGAACCGATCACGGTGATCATCAACCTGTTCTGGACCTTCTACAACATGGTGATCGCCAGTGCCAGCATTGCGGTGGCCAGCGAGAACAAACAGATCCGGCTTGCGCCGCGTGTGGCGGCGCAGTTGCCCAGCACCGTGCGTTTTGCCAACGGCCGCACGATTGCCTGCGAAACGCAGGACTTCTCGCAGACCGGCCTGGGCTTGACCTTGCCGGCCAACATGGAAGTGCCCATGGGCGAGAAGGTGCAGGTGTCGATCTTCCGCAATCGCGAAGAAGGCGTATTCCCAGCGGTGGTGGTGTTCAACCGCAATAATCGGCTGGGTGTGCACTTCGAAAATCTGAACGTCAAGCAGCAGGTGGAACTTGCGCAGCTGACCTTTGCACGCGCCGACACCTGGGCAAACGCCTGGGGCAACGGCGTACGCGACACGCCACTGACCGCACTCAAGACGGTGGTGCGCATCGGTTTCAAGGGCTTCGGCCTGTTCTTCAAACATTTGTACAGCATGGCCACTGCCCCCCGCCACACACGCCGGGCATCAGCACCCAAACTCGACACGGGGGATAAATGA
- the bcsB gene encoding cellulose biosynthesis cyclic di-GMP-binding regulatory protein BcsB translates to MNARTARTTICHTRRIHGLPGARRGLPALLAGVLMVGSVAPAWALTAAERAERAEAAGKPVPLDAPIIGTPGGASLPGGSRTYQVTLKQLGALYPLQLRGIEGSNGVPFSIRADEIVTRAKLKLNYAYSPALVPELSHINVIVNEEVAGTIPVPKETAGTNLSREIDIPPRLITEFSRLNLQLIGHYTMQCEDPAHSSLWANISNNSVLEFTVSPLSLENDLALLPLPFFDRRDVRPLSLPFVFSGTPTTGSLEAAGALSSWFGALAGYRGAAFSVSLGQIPQTGSAVVLLTGTERLPGLNAPAVAGPTVSIVPNPNDARGKLLLVQGRDLNELKIAANALSTGSQALSGQTATITQFADLKPRRPYDAPNWLPTDGPVKFGDLAQAQTLNVSGYSPDLIRISMRLPPDLFGWRDKGIPIDLRYRYTPRPATDKSTLNININQQFVAALPLFAAERGGGNQAQRLMAKLMPDGTAASQRDIRIPLFKLPSQSQLQFHYYYDMAKQGDCKDVILDNVKGAIEPDSTIDISGYKHFIAMPDLAAFSNSGFPFTRLADLSETAVVLPDAPVASDYGVYLNLLGHMGESTGYPATGVTVVPAQQVDSVADKDLLVLSSGAKQPLLTQWSSSLPFSLDGNTKRFELSDLVYRAVSWWDSSRADRMVQRKQLSVTSNSTDTVIAGFESPLASGRSVVLVSSNQAAGLGDAVVALRDADMVKQIQGSFAVIRGKQVNSLVADSNYYVGSLGPVLYAQWFLSQRPLLLLVASIVSAVLVAAVLYLTLRARARRRLK, encoded by the coding sequence ATGAACGCTCGCACTGCCCGCACGACCATCTGCCATACCCGGCGCATTCACGGACTTCCCGGCGCGCGCCGTGGGTTGCCGGCCTTGCTTGCGGGCGTGTTGATGGTGGGCAGCGTGGCACCCGCCTGGGCCTTGACCGCAGCGGAACGGGCCGAGCGCGCCGAAGCCGCAGGCAAACCGGTACCGCTCGATGCCCCCATCATCGGTACCCCGGGCGGCGCTTCCTTGCCCGGCGGTTCGCGTACCTATCAGGTCACGCTGAAGCAATTGGGCGCGCTGTATCCGCTGCAATTGCGCGGTATTGAAGGCAGCAATGGCGTGCCCTTCAGCATCCGGGCTGACGAGATCGTCACCCGTGCAAAGCTGAAGCTGAACTATGCGTATTCGCCGGCACTGGTGCCCGAGCTTTCACACATCAATGTGATCGTGAACGAGGAAGTGGCGGGCACGATTCCGGTTCCGAAAGAAACCGCAGGCACCAACCTGAGCCGCGAGATCGATATTCCGCCTCGGCTGATCACCGAGTTCAGCCGACTGAACCTGCAGCTGATCGGCCACTACACCATGCAATGCGAAGACCCTGCGCATTCCAGTTTGTGGGCCAACATCAGCAACAACAGCGTGCTGGAATTCACGGTGTCGCCGCTTAGCCTGGAGAACGATCTGGCCTTGCTGCCACTGCCGTTCTTCGACCGACGCGACGTCCGTCCGTTGAGCCTGCCGTTTGTGTTTTCCGGTACGCCCACCACCGGTTCGCTGGAAGCCGCAGGCGCGCTGTCGTCATGGTTCGGTGCACTGGCGGGTTATCGCGGCGCGGCGTTCAGCGTCAGCCTGGGCCAGATTCCGCAAACCGGCAGCGCCGTGGTGCTGCTGACGGGTACCGAACGCCTGCCCGGCCTGAACGCGCCTGCCGTTGCCGGTCCCACCGTATCGATCGTGCCCAATCCGAACGATGCACGCGGCAAGCTGTTGCTGGTGCAAGGTCGTGATCTGAATGAATTGAAGATTGCTGCCAACGCGTTGTCCACGGGTTCGCAAGCCCTGTCGGGGCAGACCGCGACCATCACTCAGTTCGCAGACCTGAAACCGCGCCGTCCTTACGATGCGCCGAACTGGCTGCCTACCGATGGCCCCGTGAAGTTCGGTGATCTGGCACAGGCACAGACCTTGAACGTGTCGGGATATTCCCCTGACCTGATTCGTATCAGCATGCGCCTGCCGCCCGATCTGTTCGGCTGGCGCGACAAGGGCATTCCGATCGACCTGCGCTATCGCTACACGCCGCGCCCGGCAACCGACAAGTCCACGCTGAACATCAACATCAACCAACAGTTCGTGGCTGCCCTGCCGCTCTTCGCCGCGGAACGCGGTGGTGGCAACCAGGCGCAACGTCTGATGGCGAAGCTGATGCCCGATGGCACGGCTGCATCACAGCGTGACATCCGCATTCCGCTGTTCAAGCTGCCGTCGCAAAGCCAGCTGCAATTCCATTACTACTATGACATGGCCAAGCAAGGCGATTGCAAGGACGTCATTCTTGACAACGTCAAGGGTGCCATTGAGCCTGATTCGACCATCGATATCTCGGGCTACAAGCATTTCATCGCCATGCCCGACCTGGCAGCGTTCAGCAACAGCGGCTTCCCGTTCACCCGGCTGGCCGATTTGTCGGAAACCGCGGTGGTCTTGCCGGATGCACCGGTTGCCAGCGACTACGGCGTGTACCTGAACTTGCTGGGGCACATGGGTGAATCCACGGGCTATCCAGCAACTGGGGTTACCGTGGTGCCTGCACAGCAAGTGGACTCGGTTGCCGACAAGGACCTGTTGGTGCTGTCTTCCGGTGCCAAGCAACCCCTGCTGACCCAGTGGTCCAGCTCGCTTCCCTTCTCGCTGGATGGCAATACCAAGCGCTTCGAACTGTCTGACCTGGTGTATCGCGCAGTGTCGTGGTGGGACAGCAGCCGCGCCGACCGCATGGTGCAGCGCAAGCAGCTGTCGGTAACCAGCAACAGCACCGATACCGTGATTGCCGGATTCGAATCACCCTTGGCTAGCGGACGCAGTGTGGTGCTGGTGTCGAGCAATCAGGCGGCAGGCTTGGGGGATGCGGTCGTCGCCTTGCGAGACGCTGACATGGTCAAGCAGATCCAAGGCAGCTTTGCGGTGATCCGTGGCAAGCAAGTCAATAGCCTGGTGGCCGACTCGAACTATTACGTGGGTTCCCTTGGCCCGGTGCTGTATGCACAATGGTTCCTCTCGCAACGGCCATTGCTGTTGCTGGTCGCCAGTATTGTCAGTGCCGTGCTGGTGGCTGCGGTGCTGTACCTGACACTTCGTGCTCGCGCCCGTCGCCGTCTCAAGTAA
- the bcsZ gene encoding cellulose synthase complex periplasmic endoglucanase BcsZ: protein MFLSKLLSRLQTGQRLRRVGGVLAVLAATCLTTPAIAQGNACPSAQWPLYQDFLQRFVQPDGRVVDFSVPQLHSTSEGQSYGMFFALIARDADTFESLWRWSVGNLAGGDLSSRLPAWQWGKRQDGTWGVLDPNAASDADLWFAYVLLEAGRLWKRDDYIADAHTLLKRVAQDEVVAIPGLGQMLLPAPVGFALPDQLWRLNPSYMPVPVLRRLAAADKQTRWNEIASNTVRMLREASPKGFAADWVGYKSLDGKTGSFVVDTVKGDVGSYDAIRNYMWAGMTPPGDALAKPALNALSGMRAAAQATPLPPEYVQVLTGVARGTGPVGFSAALLPYYEALGQTALRNAQAARVQAAFAPGNANPPPYYDYVLGLFGTGWSEQRYRFLPSGQLQLRWEKACPRATAR from the coding sequence ATGTTTCTCAGCAAGCTGCTGTCGCGCCTGCAAACAGGCCAACGACTTCGCCGTGTGGGCGGGGTGTTGGCCGTGCTGGCCGCGACCTGCCTGACCACGCCGGCAATCGCGCAGGGCAATGCGTGCCCATCGGCACAATGGCCGCTGTACCAGGACTTCTTGCAGCGCTTTGTCCAGCCTGACGGGCGTGTCGTTGACTTCAGCGTGCCGCAGTTGCATTCGACATCCGAAGGGCAGTCTTACGGCATGTTCTTCGCGCTGATCGCACGCGATGCCGACACCTTCGAAAGTCTTTGGCGCTGGAGCGTGGGCAATCTGGCTGGCGGCGATCTGTCGTCCCGCCTGCCTGCGTGGCAATGGGGCAAGCGCCAGGACGGCACCTGGGGTGTGCTGGACCCTAACGCGGCATCTGACGCCGATCTGTGGTTTGCCTACGTCCTGCTTGAAGCAGGTCGGTTATGGAAGCGCGACGACTATATTGCCGACGCGCACACGCTGCTGAAACGTGTTGCCCAGGACGAAGTCGTGGCCATCCCCGGGCTTGGGCAGATGCTGCTACCTGCTCCGGTGGGTTTTGCGCTGCCAGACCAGCTGTGGCGGCTCAATCCCAGCTACATGCCAGTGCCGGTGTTGCGACGCCTGGCCGCAGCAGACAAGCAGACACGCTGGAACGAAATCGCATCCAACACCGTGCGCATGCTGCGTGAAGCGTCGCCCAAGGGTTTTGCGGCGGACTGGGTTGGCTACAAATCACTGGATGGCAAGACTGGCAGCTTTGTCGTCGATACTGTCAAAGGCGACGTGGGCAGCTATGACGCCATTCGCAATTACATGTGGGCGGGCATGACCCCACCCGGCGACGCCCTGGCCAAACCGGCCCTGAATGCCTTGTCTGGCATGCGCGCGGCGGCACAGGCAACGCCGCTGCCGCCCGAATACGTGCAGGTGCTGACGGGTGTGGCGCGCGGAACGGGGCCGGTCGGGTTTTCGGCGGCCTTGTTGCCCTACTATGAGGCGCTGGGCCAGACGGCCTTGCGCAATGCGCAGGCTGCGCGGGTGCAGGCGGCCTTTGCGCCGGGCAACGCCAACCCGCCGCCCTATTACGATTACGTGCTCGGCCTGTTTGGCACGGGCTGGTCAGAACAACGCTACCGTTTCCTGCCATCAGGACAGTTGCAACTTCGCTGGGAGAAGGCATGTCCTCGCGCCACCGCTCGCTGA